From the genome of Colwellia psychrerythraea 34H, one region includes:
- a CDS encoding isocitrate lyase, protein MSNYQSAIEAVQAIKANAGSSWDAINPESVARMRAQNKFKTGLEIAQYTADIMRADMEAYDADSSKYTQSLGCWHGFVGQQKMISIKKHFDGKTDRRYLYLSGWMVAALRSEFGPLPDQSMHEKTSVASLVEELYTFLRQADARELGGLFRELDAANAGDKAAIQDQIDNHVTHVVPIIADIDAGFGNAEATYLMAKQMIEAGACALQIENQVADEKQCGHQDGKVTVPHADFHSKIRALRHAFLELGIDNGIIVSRTDSEGAGLTKEIAVVKEPGDQGDIYNSFLDVEEIDVADMAEGDVCFNRDGKLVRPKRLPSGLYQFRQGTGEERCVFDSIEAIKAGADLLWIETATPSVKDIAGMMNEVRKVIPNAKLVYNNSPSFNWTLNFRQQAFDAMVEAGEDVSSYVRADLMNEDYDSSGLAAKADDKIRTFQADTSREAGIFHHLITLPTYHTTALSVDNLAKEYFGDAGMLGYVEGVQRKEIRQGIACVKHQNMSGSDMGDDHKEYFAGENALKAGGANNTSNQF, encoded by the coding sequence ATGTCTAACTATCAAAGTGCAATAGAAGCGGTTCAAGCGATTAAAGCAAATGCAGGTAGCTCTTGGGATGCTATAAACCCAGAATCTGTAGCTCGAATGCGTGCACAGAACAAATTCAAAACTGGTTTAGAGATTGCTCAGTATACTGCAGACATTATGCGTGCTGACATGGAAGCTTATGATGCTGATAGCTCTAAATACACTCAATCTCTAGGTTGCTGGCATGGTTTTGTTGGCCAACAGAAAATGATTTCTATCAAGAAGCATTTTGATGGCAAAACAGACCGTCGTTATTTATACCTTTCTGGTTGGATGGTTGCAGCACTACGTAGCGAATTTGGTCCTCTTCCTGATCAATCTATGCATGAGAAAACTTCTGTAGCTTCTTTGGTTGAAGAACTTTATACCTTCCTACGTCAAGCTGATGCACGTGAACTAGGTGGTCTTTTCCGTGAACTAGACGCAGCAAATGCTGGCGATAAAGCTGCTATCCAAGATCAAATTGATAACCATGTTACTCATGTTGTGCCAATTATTGCTGATATTGATGCTGGTTTTGGTAATGCTGAAGCGACTTACTTAATGGCTAAGCAAATGATTGAAGCGGGTGCTTGTGCTCTTCAAATTGAAAACCAAGTTGCTGATGAAAAGCAATGTGGACATCAAGACGGTAAAGTAACGGTTCCTCACGCTGATTTCCATTCTAAGATTCGTGCATTACGTCATGCTTTCCTAGAACTAGGTATCGACAACGGTATTATCGTTTCACGTACTGATTCTGAAGGTGCTGGTCTTACTAAAGAAATCGCTGTTGTTAAAGAACCGGGCGATCAAGGCGATATATATAACTCTTTCCTAGACGTTGAAGAAATTGACGTAGCTGATATGGCTGAAGGCGATGTATGTTTCAATCGTGACGGTAAATTAGTACGTCCTAAGCGTTTACCTTCTGGTTTATACCAATTCCGTCAAGGTACTGGTGAAGAGCGTTGTGTATTTGATAGCATCGAAGCAATTAAAGCCGGCGCTGACCTTCTTTGGATTGAAACTGCAACACCGAGCGTGAAAGATATCGCGGGTATGATGAATGAAGTACGTAAAGTGATTCCAAATGCTAAGCTTGTTTACAACAACAGCCCATCATTTAACTGGACGTTAAACTTCCGTCAACAAGCATTCGACGCAATGGTTGAAGCTGGTGAAGATGTATCTAGCTATGTTCGTGCTGACTTAATGAATGAAGATTACGATTCAAGTGGACTAGCTGCTAAAGCTGATGACAAGATCCGTACTTTCCAAGCTGATACGTCACGTGAAGCCGGTATTTTCCATCACCTAATCACACTTCCTACTTATCACACAACGGCATTGTCTGTTGATAACTTGGCTAAAGAGTACTTCGGTGATGCGGGTATGCTTGGTTATGTTGAAGGTGTACAACGTAAAGAAATTCGTCAAGGTATCGCCTGTGTTAAACATCAAAACATGTCAGGCTCTGACATGGGTGATGATCACAAAGAATACTTTGCTGGTGAGAACGCACTTAAAGCAGGCGGCGCTAACAATACGTCTAACCAGTTTTAA
- a CDS encoding DUF481 domain-containing protein — MKSKIAIAALLLLPFSGQYALAEEAATEEASAFTISAELGMLFKTGNTKSGDIKAGLNIKHEEGRWLNLLAFNALAKKLEEEDEITGKDSFESTDNKWDILGQTNYSLEEGGKNYIYGNAYYEQDKFSGFSYQTSASVGWGRHWWETETSSLFADIGPGVKYDVLRAISATGTDPAVKETGESAVIVQAQALYTKQINDFVEFKQYFVAKQAFESDKNSVYKSETSLTTKLIDSLQFKFAFRVDYDTEVEEGFENTNTETSVTLVYSF, encoded by the coding sequence ATGAAATCTAAAATAGCCATTGCTGCACTGCTTTTATTACCATTTTCAGGTCAATACGCTCTAGCGGAAGAAGCGGCAACTGAAGAAGCATCTGCTTTCACTATTTCTGCCGAATTAGGTATGTTATTTAAAACAGGTAATACTAAAAGTGGCGATATCAAAGCTGGTTTAAACATCAAACATGAAGAAGGCCGCTGGTTGAACCTATTAGCTTTCAATGCTCTAGCTAAAAAGCTTGAAGAAGAAGATGAAATTACGGGTAAAGATTCATTTGAAAGCACTGATAATAAGTGGGACATCCTAGGTCAAACTAACTACTCACTAGAAGAAGGTGGTAAAAACTACATCTACGGTAACGCTTATTACGAACAAGATAAGTTCAGTGGCTTCTCTTACCAAACTTCTGCCTCTGTTGGTTGGGGTCGTCACTGGTGGGAAACTGAAACCAGCTCACTTTTTGCTGACATTGGTCCAGGTGTAAAATATGACGTTCTTCGCGCTATATCTGCAACAGGTACTGATCCTGCAGTTAAAGAAACGGGTGAATCAGCTGTTATTGTTCAAGCTCAAGCTTTATATACTAAACAAATCAATGACTTTGTTGAATTTAAACAGTATTTTGTTGCTAAGCAAGCATTTGAATCTGATAAAAACAGTGTTTATAAATCAGAAACCTCATTGACTACTAAGTTAATTGACTCATTACAGTTCAAATTCGCTTTTCGTGTTGATTACGATACTGAAGTAGAAGAAGGTTTTGAAAATACTAACACTGAAACATCAGTAACTTTAGTTTATAGCTTCTAA
- a CDS encoding efflux RND transporter periplasmic adaptor subunit, giving the protein MSTPQVQKENTAKKIIIPLLALIILLVMVAWLAGAFNKKVSPGFEAPSPTLVNSISYVVKSSTEAIFEGVAASITAKQTTIISSRLLARIDKINVRAGDIVKRGDVLITLENNDLSSRVIEAQEQVNAMIARYTEAHQNFQRAKELFNKKIASQFDLDKSKADYQSIKAELTAAKQSLAQAQTTLSYATLRAPINGKVVDRFAEPGNTAQAGEKLLSLYNPLSLRVEAQVREQLALTLTQGQSIKVELPTIKQNIVGLVEEIVPAANTGSRSFLIKVSLPYQENLLPGMYARLLIPAGQAQKLYLPKNSVFHVGQLNFVHVLIDGQSQKRFVRIDTKVKPGFISIISGLVDGDIIVTTD; this is encoded by the coding sequence ATGAGTACACCTCAAGTTCAAAAAGAGAATACAGCTAAAAAAATTATTATTCCTTTATTAGCACTTATTATATTACTCGTCATGGTGGCTTGGTTAGCAGGGGCTTTTAACAAAAAAGTATCCCCTGGTTTTGAGGCCCCTTCCCCTACATTAGTTAATTCAATTAGTTATGTTGTAAAAAGCAGCACAGAGGCAATATTTGAAGGTGTTGCTGCCAGTATTACCGCAAAGCAAACAACGATTATCTCTTCAAGACTGCTGGCACGTATCGATAAAATTAACGTACGAGCAGGTGATATTGTTAAACGAGGCGACGTATTAATCACCTTAGAAAATAACGATCTATCATCCAGAGTTATTGAAGCCCAAGAACAAGTTAATGCCATGATTGCAAGATACACAGAGGCACATCAAAATTTTCAACGGGCTAAGGAGTTATTTAATAAAAAAATTGCTTCTCAGTTTGATTTAGATAAGAGCAAGGCTGACTATCAAAGCATTAAGGCGGAGCTTACCGCTGCCAAACAAAGCTTAGCTCAAGCGCAAACAACATTAAGCTATGCAACACTGCGCGCGCCAATTAATGGCAAGGTTGTTGATCGTTTTGCTGAGCCGGGTAATACAGCGCAAGCGGGCGAGAAATTATTATCACTATACAATCCTCTTTCTTTACGTGTTGAAGCTCAAGTGCGTGAACAACTTGCACTTACCCTCACTCAAGGACAAAGTATCAAGGTTGAATTACCAACGATAAAGCAAAATATAGTAGGTCTAGTCGAAGAAATAGTACCTGCAGCAAATACTGGATCTCGTAGTTTTTTAATAAAAGTAAGCTTACCCTACCAAGAAAACTTATTACCTGGCATGTATGCTCGCTTATTAATTCCTGCCGGTCAGGCACAAAAGCTTTATCTACCAAAAAATAGTGTATTTCATGTGGGTCAACTCAACTTTGTTCATGTGCTTATTGATGGGCAAAGTCAAAAGCGTTTTGTACGAATAGACACAAAGGTTAAACCAGGCTTTATTTCAATTATCTCGGGTCTTGTTGATGGAGATATCATCGTTACTACCGATTAA
- a CDS encoding efflux RND transporter permease subunit yields the protein MTIKKTFTTTLLSKVLKSNVPLFILILSILAGLIALNLTPREEEPQIVVPMIDVIVDAPGVNAKQVERLVTTPLEKLLAQVKGVEHVYSVSNSNQSVVTLRFTVGENRERALLNTYNKLHANTEKIPAIVSNWRVKPVEVDDVAIVMLALYSTDSSQVDDFALRRLAQEISTFLQAIESTSEVTIVGGRARQIQVNINPEQMTARQVTVDDIFNAIKVSNVLESHGNITLSNQSITLESGDTYRDINALKQTPISVIDGSVILLKDIADVIDGPAEQTSYTWLDYANNHVNGATSDYPMVTISIAKQRGSNAVTVANAVHEKIAQLQSAIFPANVEVQVLRDYGATANEKVNDLTTSLAFAVFTVVVFIGVFLGWRSALVVGLAVPICYGITLSLDLIFGYTINRVTLFALILSLGLLVDDPITGVDNIERYLAKIKGKANTKNIQDAIVSAINEIRVPLLMSTVTIVLAFIPLAFITGMMGPYMAPMAFNVPLSVISSTLVAFLVTPWLAGKLIKAKPASTNSPQEVNQQGFQRLYRKILSPLLDSRAKGKAMLGLVLVLFLLAALLPVMRWVPLKLLPFDNKNEVQVIIDMPESATLEQTAAMAKKVSVILQKIPEVTTIASYVGLPSPIDFNGMVRQYYQRHAPYLADLRVLLLDKSQREHQSHAIVLRMREHLAPLNNALAQDSDIKIRVVEVPPGPPVLSTLVAEVYGNEFTQYASLQQAASLVEQRLTLEPFVVEIDSTVGGEQTQLRFVSDKTKAALSGISTASINQTIGVATKGQVAGYLHLDNEASPLAINIKLPLEQRQSLSDLQRLSLKGQAGIVQTSTPQGIDMAPQPLVSLGELGEFIKHTRDKPIFHKDLRPVVYVTADISGRTPAEVIADINSDLVQYQPDINNQNIEPSDQKNWQDRSFFANGGGTVWQLPDDIELSFSGEGEWRITIRVFRDMGLAFAFALTAIFIVLRIQTGSAALSGIIMSAIPLTVIGIMPGFFLLNQFGERQVAGAPDPILFTATAMIGMIALAGIVVRNSLILIEFINQAQQQGAPIKESLIQAGTVRMRPVLLTAGTTLLGNLIITLDPVFSGLAIAIIFGIISSTVFTLLVVPIVYSLVFDGNKAIDNEIDHQLDAPLDNTLNDSLENKASS from the coding sequence ATGACCATTAAAAAGACTTTTACCACGACGTTACTGAGTAAGGTACTTAAGAGTAATGTCCCGCTATTTATTTTGATTTTATCAATACTGGCTGGCTTGATAGCGCTTAACTTAACTCCACGTGAAGAAGAGCCACAAATTGTTGTGCCCATGATCGATGTTATCGTCGATGCCCCAGGGGTTAACGCCAAACAAGTAGAGCGATTAGTTACCACTCCACTTGAAAAACTATTAGCACAAGTAAAAGGCGTAGAGCACGTTTATTCCGTCAGTAATAGCAATCAATCTGTGGTTACACTGCGATTTACTGTCGGTGAAAATCGCGAGCGAGCACTGTTAAATACTTATAACAAATTACACGCTAATACTGAGAAAATTCCTGCCATTGTTAGTAACTGGCGGGTTAAACCTGTTGAAGTAGATGATGTCGCTATTGTCATGTTAGCGTTATACAGCACCGATAGTAGCCAAGTGGATGATTTCGCCTTAAGACGACTTGCACAAGAAATATCTACGTTTTTACAAGCGATTGAAAGTACCAGTGAGGTTACTATTGTTGGAGGTCGCGCCCGCCAAATACAAGTAAATATTAATCCCGAACAAATGACAGCACGACAAGTTACTGTCGATGATATTTTTAATGCTATTAAGGTGTCAAATGTACTTGAAAGCCACGGCAATATTACTCTATCGAATCAATCAATAACGCTCGAAAGTGGTGACACCTATCGCGATATTAACGCGCTAAAGCAAACCCCTATTAGTGTTATTGATGGCAGCGTTATTTTACTAAAAGATATCGCTGATGTGATAGATGGACCCGCAGAACAAACTAGTTATACTTGGCTAGACTATGCTAACAACCATGTAAATGGTGCAACTTCAGACTACCCTATGGTAACCATTAGCATTGCCAAACAACGCGGTAGTAATGCAGTAACTGTTGCCAACGCGGTGCATGAGAAAATAGCACAATTACAATCAGCAATTTTCCCTGCCAATGTCGAAGTACAAGTATTACGTGACTATGGTGCTACAGCTAACGAAAAAGTAAATGATTTAACCACCAGCTTAGCGTTTGCTGTTTTTACCGTGGTAGTATTTATTGGCGTATTTTTAGGTTGGCGATCTGCGTTAGTGGTCGGCTTGGCGGTACCTATTTGTTACGGTATCACCTTATCGCTAGATTTAATTTTTGGTTACACCATTAATCGCGTTACTCTGTTTGCACTGATTCTATCATTAGGTTTATTAGTCGATGACCCGATTACTGGCGTCGATAATATTGAACGGTATTTAGCAAAAATTAAAGGGAAAGCTAATACTAAAAATATCCAAGACGCTATTGTCTCAGCCATCAACGAAATACGCGTGCCTTTGTTAATGTCTACCGTCACTATTGTACTTGCCTTTATTCCACTTGCCTTTATAACCGGCATGATGGGACCTTATATGGCTCCAATGGCTTTTAATGTGCCGCTAAGTGTCATCAGTTCAACCTTGGTCGCTTTTCTAGTTACTCCTTGGTTAGCTGGAAAACTTATTAAAGCTAAACCTGCTTCAACCAACTCCCCTCAGGAAGTGAACCAACAAGGTTTTCAACGCTTATACCGTAAAATATTATCGCCATTGTTAGATAGTCGTGCAAAAGGAAAAGCAATGCTCGGCTTGGTATTAGTGTTATTTTTACTTGCCGCTTTGTTACCTGTTATGCGTTGGGTGCCCCTTAAACTATTACCTTTTGATAATAAAAATGAAGTACAAGTCATTATTGATATGCCCGAAAGTGCCACCCTTGAGCAAACGGCTGCCATGGCAAAAAAAGTGTCCGTCATATTACAAAAAATTCCCGAAGTAACCACCATCGCCAGTTATGTTGGACTGCCCTCACCGATAGACTTTAACGGTATGGTTAGACAGTACTACCAACGTCATGCACCTTATCTCGCTGATTTGCGAGTACTACTGCTTGATAAAAGCCAACGTGAACACCAATCTCATGCCATTGTCTTAAGAATGCGAGAGCACTTAGCACCACTAAATAATGCTCTAGCACAAGACAGCGATATAAAAATACGTGTGGTAGAAGTGCCTCCGGGTCCACCCGTATTAAGTACATTGGTGGCGGAAGTATACGGCAATGAATTTACCCAATATGCAAGTTTACAACAAGCAGCAAGCTTAGTTGAACAGCGTCTAACGTTAGAGCCTTTTGTGGTCGAGATAGACTCTACTGTCGGCGGTGAACAAACACAATTACGCTTTGTTAGTGATAAAACCAAAGCAGCACTGTCTGGCATATCAACGGCAAGTATTAATCAAACCATTGGCGTGGCAACAAAAGGACAAGTTGCTGGTTATTTACACCTTGATAATGAAGCATCTCCCTTAGCTATTAATATAAAATTACCGCTTGAACAACGCCAGTCATTAAGTGATTTACAACGCTTATCTTTGAAAGGGCAAGCAGGAATAGTACAAACCAGCACTCCGCAAGGCATTGATATGGCGCCACAACCTCTAGTGTCTTTAGGAGAGCTTGGCGAGTTTATTAAACACACCCGTGATAAACCGATATTCCATAAAGATTTAAGACCTGTTGTTTATGTCACTGCTGATATATCAGGCAGAACACCTGCAGAGGTAATTGCAGACATTAATAGCGATTTAGTTCAGTACCAACCTGATATCAATAATCAGAATATTGAGCCTAGCGATCAAAAGAACTGGCAAGACCGAAGTTTCTTCGCTAATGGTGGCGGTACTGTTTGGCAGTTACCCGATGATATTGAGCTTTCATTTAGTGGTGAAGGTGAATGGCGCATAACCATCAGAGTATTTCGTGATATGGGACTAGCTTTTGCATTCGCACTAACAGCCATATTTATTGTTCTTCGCATACAAACAGGCTCAGCAGCATTATCAGGCATTATAATGTCAGCCATTCCATTAACGGTTATTGGTATTATGCCAGGGTTCTTTTTATTAAATCAATTTGGCGAACGCCAAGTTGCCGGTGCCCCTGATCCTATTTTATTCACCGCAACAGCAATGATAGGCATGATTGCCCTAGCAGGCATAGTAGTTAGAAACTCCTTAATCTTAATTGAATTTATAAACCAAGCTCAACAGCAAGGAGCCCCAATAAAAGAATCATTAATTCAAGCAGGCACAGTAAGAATGAGACCGGTGTTACTGACCGCAGGGACAACACTGCTGGGGAATTTAATTATCACCTTAGACCCTGTATTTAGTGGACTTGCCATAGCCATAATATTCGGCATTATCTCTTCAACGGTATTTACCTTGCTCGTAGTTCCTATCGTTTATTCCTTAGTTTTTGATGGTAATAAAGCGATAGACAACGAAATAGATCACCAATTAGACGCTCCATTAGATAATACATTGAACGATTCATTAGAAAATAAGGCTTCATCATGA
- a CDS encoding ArsR/SmtB family transcription factor translates to MNTEQQKLLENATEVAGILKQLSNPYRLMILCCLSENELTVGDLNQRIDLSQSALSQHLAKLRESNIVTTRRESQTIFYRIANPKIEELLRVLHAKFCSDE, encoded by the coding sequence ATGAACACTGAACAACAGAAACTTTTAGAAAATGCGACCGAAGTCGCTGGGATTTTGAAGCAATTATCCAACCCTTACCGGTTAATGATCTTGTGTTGTTTAAGTGAGAACGAACTGACTGTTGGTGATTTAAATCAACGTATTGATCTTTCACAGTCTGCACTTTCACAACATCTGGCCAAATTAAGAGAAAGTAATATAGTAACGACCAGACGAGAGTCGCAGACAATATTCTATCGTATTGCTAACCCCAAAATAGAAGAATTACTGCGTGTATTACATGCAAAATTTTGTAGTGACGAGTAA
- a CDS encoding YgaP family membrane protein encodes MTINEALRLIAGTMILLSLFLAVNYSQNWLWFTAFIAVNLIQSSFTKWCLMMTILKKLGLRDKSANCSE; translated from the coding sequence ATGACAATCAACGAAGCGCTCCGGTTAATTGCCGGTACCATGATTTTACTATCACTTTTTTTAGCGGTTAATTACTCTCAAAATTGGCTATGGTTTACTGCTTTTATTGCTGTTAACTTAATACAATCATCTTTCACTAAATGGTGTTTAATGATGACAATTTTAAAAAAATTAGGCTTAAGAGATAAGAGTGCCAACTGTAGTGAATAA
- a CDS encoding rhodanese-like domain-containing protein, with protein MLKTIPEVIAQARKSLTIMTVEEAMLLAKQENGVIIDVREPSEYAEKSAEGTINIPRGLLEMKMLQMYPNEAQPIFLHCATGARAIFSAEQLKRVGYLNVSVITSTLDDICNAWC; from the coding sequence ATGTTAAAAACGATACCTGAAGTAATAGCACAAGCGAGAAAATCATTAACCATCATGACTGTTGAAGAGGCTATGTTGTTAGCCAAACAAGAAAATGGTGTGATCATCGATGTACGTGAGCCCAGTGAGTATGCTGAAAAATCAGCCGAGGGCACTATCAATATTCCTCGTGGTTTGCTTGAAATGAAAATGCTTCAAATGTATCCCAATGAAGCGCAACCTATTTTTTTACACTGCGCGACCGGCGCACGTGCTATCTTTTCTGCGGAGCAATTGAAGCGAGTAGGCTATCTAAATGTTTCAGTAATCACTTCAACCCTAGATGATATTTGCAATGCTTGGTGTTAG
- a CDS encoding DsbA family oxidoreductase — protein MASPVVIDYYSDILCVWAWIAQRRNEELNAKLLGKIEWRYHYLDVFGDASNKIPNQWQEKEGFTGFSNHIQKAAAPYPDAPINTELWKSVRPKSSANPHLVLKGVELTLGAHVSIELALLFRQAFFIDGKDISHLAVLFGLIEKAGYKADEVKRSIDDGRAIAALMADYQQAKLLTLKGSPTYIIDNGRQVLYGNVGYRVLLANIEEQLKAPTNEASWC, from the coding sequence ATGGCATCCCCTGTTGTAATTGACTATTACAGTGATATTTTATGCGTTTGGGCATGGATAGCACAGCGACGCAATGAAGAGCTAAATGCCAAATTATTGGGCAAAATAGAGTGGCGCTATCATTACCTTGATGTATTTGGTGATGCGAGTAATAAAATTCCTAACCAGTGGCAAGAGAAGGAGGGATTCACAGGATTTTCTAATCATATTCAAAAGGCAGCGGCCCCGTATCCAGATGCGCCTATTAATACTGAATTGTGGAAAAGTGTTCGTCCTAAATCTTCGGCTAACCCACACCTTGTTTTAAAGGGGGTTGAGTTAACACTGGGGGCACACGTTAGTATCGAGCTTGCGCTCTTATTTCGTCAGGCATTTTTTATTGATGGTAAAGATATCAGCCATTTAGCCGTATTATTTGGGCTTATTGAAAAAGCTGGCTATAAAGCGGATGAAGTAAAAAGATCGATAGATGATGGCAGAGCAATAGCAGCTTTGATGGCCGATTATCAACAAGCCAAATTGTTGACTTTAAAAGGTAGCCCAACGTATATCATTGATAATGGCAGACAAGTACTTTATGGCAATGTAGGTTATCGGGTCTTATTAGCAAATATTGAAGAGCAGTTGAAGGCACCGACTAATGAAGCAAGTTGGTGTTAA
- the lysA gene encoding diaminopimelate decarboxylase — protein sequence MTPVSYFPHKNNEMFVENIALSDIAQHVQTPFYCYSSTAIETSFQAYKNAFSSQDALICYAVKANSNQAVLATLAKLGSGADVVSMGEIRRAITAGIPADKIVYSGVAKTEEEIHYALSLGIFQFNVESEPELELISKVATSLNKTAAIAFRINPDVCAQTHAKISTGKAENKFGVPISKARIAYKRAASLPGIKVQGVDVHIGSQLTSLAPFEEAYQRIAELVNELRADGHEISVVDVGGGLGITYLDEIIPSKQSYADLVKAQLGHLNCKIIIEPGRSLLGNAGILVSSVVFIKNGEERQFLILDAGMNDLIRPSMYEAYHQIIAVNKGANELKTYDVVGPVCETGDTFAKARQVHKSDAGDLIAIMSSGAYGSVMSSSYNTRMLAPEVMVKGNEFAIVKKRPSYEEIIKQDIIPSWL from the coding sequence ATGACTCCAGTTAGCTATTTCCCGCACAAAAATAATGAAATGTTTGTTGAAAATATTGCTCTTAGCGATATTGCCCAGCATGTACAAACTCCCTTTTATTGCTACTCAAGCACAGCCATTGAAACAAGTTTTCAAGCATATAAAAATGCTTTTAGCAGTCAAGATGCTCTGATTTGTTATGCAGTAAAAGCCAATAGTAACCAAGCGGTACTTGCCACCTTAGCTAAATTAGGCTCAGGTGCAGACGTGGTATCAATGGGTGAAATTCGCCGCGCAATTACGGCAGGCATTCCAGCGGATAAAATTGTCTACTCTGGTGTTGCGAAAACTGAAGAAGAAATTCACTACGCGTTATCGTTAGGTATTTTCCAGTTTAATGTTGAGTCTGAGCCAGAGCTAGAGTTGATATCAAAAGTAGCCACCTCCCTTAACAAAACAGCTGCGATTGCTTTTCGTATTAATCCTGATGTTTGTGCGCAAACCCATGCAAAAATTTCCACAGGGAAAGCAGAAAACAAGTTTGGCGTCCCCATTTCTAAAGCCCGAATTGCCTATAAACGAGCCGCATCATTACCTGGTATAAAAGTGCAAGGTGTTGATGTACATATTGGTTCTCAATTAACTAGTCTGGCTCCTTTTGAAGAAGCGTACCAGCGAATTGCTGAACTAGTTAATGAATTAAGAGCAGATGGTCATGAAATTAGTGTTGTTGATGTTGGCGGTGGTTTAGGTATTACTTATCTTGATGAAATCATCCCGAGCAAGCAAAGCTACGCTGATTTAGTTAAGGCACAACTTGGTCACCTTAATTGCAAAATTATTATTGAGCCGGGTCGTTCATTATTAGGTAATGCGGGCATTCTTGTCTCAAGTGTGGTTTTTATAAAAAATGGCGAAGAACGACAATTTTTGATACTTGATGCGGGTATGAATGACTTGATCAGACCGAGTATGTATGAAGCATATCATCAAATTATTGCCGTGAATAAAGGTGCTAACGAATTAAAAACCTACGACGTGGTAGGCCCTGTTTGTGAAACAGGCGATACTTTTGCTAAAGCAAGACAAGTACATAAATCAGATGCAGGTGATTTGATTGCGATTATGAGCAGTGGTGCATACGGTTCAGTTATGTCATCTAGCTATAATACGAGAATGTTGGCGCCTGAAGTGATGGTGAAGGGTAATGAATTTGCTATAGTAAAAAAACGCCCTAGTTACGAAGAGATTATCAAACAAGATATTATACCAAGCTGGCTGTAA
- a CDS encoding NADPH-dependent FMN reductase, with translation MKLLAFAASSSSKSINKQLATYAASLVPNATVEILDINEYEMPLFSQDKEELLGQPEAAKSFFAKLGQADAIIISFAEHNGSYTAAYKNLFDWTSRIDQKLFQNKPMVLLATSPGSGGAQTVLTAATGSAPYFAGDVKASVSIPSFFDNFDSEKQTISNPVILDELKSALAQLS, from the coding sequence ATGAAATTATTAGCCTTTGCAGCCAGCAGCAGTTCAAAATCTATCAACAAACAACTAGCCACGTACGCCGCTTCATTAGTGCCCAATGCTACTGTTGAAATATTAGATATAAATGAATATGAAATGCCATTATTTAGTCAAGATAAAGAAGAGTTATTAGGTCAGCCAGAAGCTGCAAAATCTTTTTTCGCTAAGCTAGGTCAAGCAGATGCTATTATCATTTCATTTGCTGAGCATAACGGTTCATATACTGCAGCTTACAAAAACTTATTTGATTGGACTTCTCGTATAGATCAGAAGTTATTTCAGAACAAACCAATGGTATTACTGGCAACTTCACCAGGTTCTGGTGGCGCTCAAACGGTATTAACTGCCGCGACAGGCTCTGCGCCTTATTTTGCTGGTGATGTGAAAGCTAGTGTATCGATCCCTAGTTTTTTCGATAATTTCGATAGCGAAAAACAAACAATCAGTAACCCAGTTATCCTAGATGAATTAAAGTCTGCTCTTGCCCAATTAAGTTAA